One Hyphomonadaceae bacterium BL14 genomic window, CCGGGGCCGATCCGCTGGGCGCCGAGGCGGTACAGACCGCGATCGCAGCCGGCGAGGCCCGGCTCAATGGCAAGGGCCGGCTGCTGGTGCGCAAATCGGGCACCGAGCCGCTGATCCGCGTCATGGCCGAGGGCGACCGCAAGCTGGTCGTGAATGTCGTGGACGATATCTGCGCCGCCGTCACCGCGGCGGCACGCGCCTGACGCATCGATCATCACCGGGGGGGGAATTCCATGACCACTGAAACGGACCGGCTCGCCCGGGTCTTTGCCGACATCTGCGCACGCGCCGCCATTCCGGTGATGGAGGTCTATGCCACCGACTTCAGCGCCGATCAGAAGGCCGACCGCTCGCCCGTGACCGAAGCGGACCGGCGGGCCGAGGATGTGATCGTGCAGGCGCTGGCCGGTGCCCTGCCCGGCGTGCCGGTGCTGGCCGAGGAAAGCTTTGAGGCCGGGCTGCGCCCGGATATCGCGGGCGAGTTCATACTGGTCGATCCGGTCGATGGCACAAAGGAATTCATCAACAAAAACGGTGAGTTCACCATCAATATCGCGCTGATCCGGGACCGCGTGCCTGTCGCCGGATGCGTCTATGCCCCGGCCCTGTCGCGGATCTGGCTGGGGGGCGCGAGCGCGGCATCGGCGTCCCTGGCGCCGGGCGTGGCGTTTGATCCGGCTACAGCACAACCCATCCGGACACGCCCTGCGCCCGCGGGCGGTCTGACGGCGGTGATGAGCCGGTCTCATGCCGACGCGGAGACGCGCGCGTTTGCCGACAAGCTCGGTGTGACCGACACGGTCAGCGCCGGGTCCTCGCTGAAATTCTGCCGGGTGGCGGAGGGCGCAGCCGATGTCTATCCGCGCTTTGGTCCGACCAGGGAATGGGATACCGGCGCGGGTCATGCTGTGCTGATCGCCGCGGGTGGCGCGGTGACCCGCCCCGATGGCGGCCCCTTCCTCTACGGCAAGACCGAAACCGACTATCTCAATGGGCCGTTTGTGGCCTGGGCGCACGGGCCGCGGTGAACCCTATAACTCCGGCCGCGCATCTTCGCTGGGCAGGACCGGGTCGATGACGCTCATCTCGCCCTCCAGGCGCGGATCGGTGCTGGCGCGCGCGACGCTGTCGCAGAAGAAGCGGATGTGCTGGTTGAACACCTGCTGGGTGTAGATGCCGAAATGGTTCGCGCCCTTGACCAGGGCGGCGTATTTCGGGCCGCGCGCAGCATCGTAGAGCCTGCGTCCGCGCGCGAGCGGGATCACCCGGTCATCATCGCCATGCAGCCAGAGGATCGGCGCGGTGACCCGCCCGATCTGGCGGATGGAATCATACCGTTCACGGAACAAGGCCCGCGGCAGCAGCCAGCCGGTGCGCGCGCGCACGATATCGCGAAAGCTGTCATAGGGCGCATGCAGGATCACCCCGCCCACGGCGCGGGCGGCCGCCACCTGGATGGCCGTGCCCGACCCCATGGATTCGCCATAGACCACCACGCGCAGGGGATCGACGCCGTCTGCCGCGATCTGGTCCAGGGTAAAAATTGCATCGGCCACATTGACCCGCTCGCCCGGCCGTCCGGTGGAGCCGTTGAAGCCCCGGTGGGCCAGCGCGGTAAAGCCCCAGCCGGCGGCCAGAAACATGCGGAAGAAGCGCGCCCGGCGCCACAGGGCGCGCCGGTTGCCGTGCAGGTACAGGATATGCGGTGCGCCCTCCCAGGCCGGGTCGGCGCGCCAGAGCACCAGCGTCTGCCCGTCGCGGGTTTTCAGCTCGATTTCGCGCGCCTGCGTGAGGCCGGCCTCGGCCGGGGCGATGCGGGTGGGATCGGTGAAATAGATCAGCCGGCGCTGCGCCAGAAACAGCACGGTCCACAGCGCATACACGCCCAGAAGCGTCAGCGCCGCGCCCTGAACCCAGCCCGGCAGGCCGGTCCACAGGGCGTACGCGGCCTCGATCCAGCCAGACCCGTCCACGTCCTCCCCTCCCCCTTGAGGTGACACACGCCAGCTTGCGGGGGCGGGCGCG contains:
- a CDS encoding alpha/beta fold hydrolase, which gives rise to MDGSGWIEAAYALWTGLPGWVQGAALTLLGVYALWTVLFLAQRRLIYFTDPTRIAPAEAGLTQAREIELKTRDGQTLVLWRADPAWEGAPHILYLHGNRRALWRRARFFRMFLAAGWGFTALAHRGFNGSTGRPGERVNVADAIFTLDQIAADGVDPLRVVVYGESMGSGTAIQVAAARAVGGVILHAPYDSFRDIVRARTGWLLPRALFRERYDSIRQIGRVTAPILWLHGDDDRVIPLARGRRLYDAARGPKYAALVKGANHFGIYTQQVFNQHIRFFCDSVARASTDPRLEGEMSVIDPVLPSEDARPEL
- the cysQ gene encoding 3'(2'),5'-bisphosphate nucleotidase CysQ; translation: MTTETDRLARVFADICARAAIPVMEVYATDFSADQKADRSPVTEADRRAEDVIVQALAGALPGVPVLAEESFEAGLRPDIAGEFILVDPVDGTKEFINKNGEFTINIALIRDRVPVAGCVYAPALSRIWLGGASAASASLAPGVAFDPATAQPIRTRPAPAGGLTAVMSRSHADAETRAFADKLGVTDTVSAGSSLKFCRVAEGAADVYPRFGPTREWDTGAGHAVLIAAGGAVTRPDGGPFLYGKTETDYLNGPFVAWAHGPR